In Desulfofundulus kuznetsovii DSM 6115, the following are encoded in one genomic region:
- a CDS encoding NADH-quinone oxidoreductase subunit J family protein, with protein sequence MEGIWMTAAFYLLAATILGSALLVVVLRNIVHSVLWLAVCFVAMAGLFLTLDADFLAAVQVLVYAGAVCIMVVFGIMLIQRGDMGSTNLFNNQTKAAAGVVALVLVVCGYLAATTPWASPAAAVPEKTVESIAEIMLSKYVIPFEVAAILLLVALVGAIFLAKEVKADVHND encoded by the coding sequence ATGGAAGGCATTTGGATGACTGCCGCTTTCTACCTGCTGGCCGCCACCATCCTGGGATCGGCTCTCCTGGTGGTCGTGCTCAGGAACATCGTGCACTCGGTGCTCTGGCTGGCGGTGTGTTTTGTGGCCATGGCCGGTCTGTTCCTGACCCTGGACGCCGATTTTCTGGCCGCGGTGCAGGTACTGGTGTATGCCGGTGCGGTGTGTATCATGGTGGTCTTCGGTATCATGCTCATCCAGCGCGGCGACATGGGGAGCACCAACCTGTTTAACAACCAGACCAAAGCTGCGGCAGGGGTGGTGGCCCTGGTGCTGGTCGTTTGCGGTTATCTTGCCGCAACCACTCCCTGGGCGAGCCCGGCTGCGGCCGTGCCGGAAAAAACCGTGGAAAGCATAGCCGAAATTATGCTGAGCAAGTACGTCATTCCCTTTGAAGTAGCTGCCATTCTCCTGCTGGTGGCCCTGGTGGGAGCCATTTTCCTGGCCAAGGAGGTAAAAGCCGATGTTCACAACGATTAG
- the nuoH gene encoding NADH-quinone oxidoreductase subunit NuoH → MGENIFTGIAAGLRTYLAGAGVPPLASEFIVMVVKLLAVIIFVSLNVVWLVYMERKVAAYIQCRIGPNRVGPKGLLQTVADVVKLLAKEIIIPRRVDKVVYLAAPVLVFVPPMMAFAVIPWGEGMAPIDLNIGVFYVLAVASLSTIIFWMGGWSSNNKYSLVGGMRVVAQMVSYELPLVLSLLGVIMLTGTLSITEIVNAQRSTWFIFAQPLAFLIYFIAGVSEVNRTPFDLVEGESEIIAGPYTEYSGMGYAMYMLAEYGSMMVISCMCTIMFLGGWLAPFGWTFLPSWFWFFIKVYAMIFIFMWIRWTYPRIRVDQLMGFGWKVLVPLSLANIFVTGVGMYIYRAIGW, encoded by the coding sequence ATGGGTGAAAATATTTTTACCGGTATTGCCGCGGGCCTGCGAACCTATCTGGCCGGTGCCGGTGTGCCTCCCTTGGCCAGTGAATTTATCGTCATGGTCGTTAAGCTACTGGCAGTTATTATATTTGTTTCCCTCAACGTCGTCTGGCTGGTGTACATGGAGCGGAAGGTCGCCGCTTATATCCAGTGCCGGATCGGACCCAACCGGGTTGGTCCCAAGGGCCTGCTCCAGACTGTAGCAGACGTGGTGAAACTTCTGGCCAAGGAAATTATTATCCCGCGGCGGGTGGATAAGGTCGTTTATCTGGCCGCTCCCGTCCTTGTGTTTGTTCCCCCGATGATGGCCTTCGCGGTCATCCCCTGGGGAGAGGGCATGGCCCCCATTGACCTGAATATCGGCGTTTTTTACGTGCTGGCCGTTGCTTCCCTTTCCACCATCATCTTCTGGATGGGCGGCTGGTCCTCCAACAACAAATACTCCCTGGTGGGCGGCATGCGGGTGGTGGCCCAGATGGTCAGTTACGAGTTGCCCCTGGTGCTTTCCCTGCTGGGAGTAATCATGCTCACCGGTACCCTGAGCATCACCGAGATTGTCAATGCCCAGCGCAGCACGTGGTTTATTTTTGCGCAGCCCCTGGCCTTCCTGATTTACTTCATTGCCGGGGTATCCGAGGTCAACCGTACCCCCTTTGACCTGGTAGAAGGCGAGTCGGAGATTATTGCCGGCCCCTACACCGAGTACAGCGGCATGGGCTATGCCATGTACATGCTGGCGGAATACGGCAGCATGATGGTCATTTCCTGCATGTGCACCATCATGTTCCTGGGCGGCTGGCTGGCTCCCTTCGGGTGGACCTTCCTGCCTTCCTGGTTCTGGTTCTTTATCAAGGTCTACGCCATGATCTTCATCTTCATGTGGATCCGCTGGACTTACCCCCGTATCCGGGTTGACCAGTTAATGGGCTTTGGATGGAAAGTGCTGGTGCCGCTTTCCCTGGCCAACATATTTGTTACCGGTGTGGGCATGTACATCTACCGGGCGATAGGGTGGTGA
- the nuoK gene encoding NADH-quinone oxidoreductase subunit NuoK, whose product MFTTISLTHYMVLSALLFGIGLFGVLAKRNAIAVLICIELMLNAVNINLVAISKYITPTLFMGQLFAIFVITVAAAEVGVGLAIIIAIYRNRVSVNLDDFDWLKW is encoded by the coding sequence ATGTTCACAACGATTAGCCTCACCCACTATATGGTGCTATCGGCGCTGCTTTTTGGTATCGGTCTCTTTGGCGTGCTGGCCAAAAGGAATGCCATCGCAGTGCTCATCTGTATTGAGTTGATGCTCAATGCCGTGAACATTAACCTGGTGGCCATCAGCAAGTATATAACCCCCACCCTTTTCATGGGTCAGCTCTTTGCCATTTTCGTAATCACGGTGGCCGCTGCCGAAGTGGGGGTTGGGTTGGCCATCATCATTGCCATCTACCGCAACAGGGTATCGGTTAACCTGGATGACTTTGACTGGCTTAAGTGGTAG
- a CDS encoding NuoI/complex I 23 kDa subunit family protein encodes MFGQGLLKGLAITWKELFTRKVTVQYPEEKVPLPERYHGRFELDVDKCIACGLCANACPNKVIQITREKVGKKQYLTKYVMRIEYCLFCGLCVESCNKDALKFSHVINMNQFFRDKVRLVLVDRPAPEALPEEEPAEAAAERPAGARAKTARAEVAAGKAPGEEG; translated from the coding sequence ATGTTCGGACAAGGTCTATTAAAGGGCCTGGCCATCACCTGGAAGGAACTGTTTACCAGGAAGGTTACCGTACAATATCCAGAGGAAAAGGTTCCCCTGCCTGAACGTTATCACGGTCGCTTTGAACTGGATGTGGATAAGTGCATTGCCTGCGGCCTGTGTGCCAACGCCTGTCCCAATAAGGTAATTCAGATTACCAGGGAGAAGGTGGGCAAAAAGCAGTACCTGACCAAATATGTCATGCGTATCGAATATTGCCTGTTCTGCGGGTTGTGTGTGGAGTCATGCAATAAAGACGCTCTTAAGTTCAGCCATGTAATCAACATGAACCAGTTCTTCCGGGACAAGGTGCGCCTGGTGCTGGTAGATCGTCCTGCTCCCGAAGCTTTACCCGAGGAGGAGCCGGCGGAAGCCGCTGCCGAACGTCCGGCGGGGGCCCGGGCCAAGACCGCCAGGGCAGAAGTGGCCGCCGGCAAGGCTCCTGGCGAGGAGGGTTAA
- the nuoL gene encoding NADH-quinone oxidoreductase subunit L has translation MVEFAMHHAWLVPLLPALAFLAIVFLTRPWPMLSALVAVAGIVGSFIVSALAAYGVFTNPAFKEEPLVYAVRWFSMPGLQIDVGVQLDPVSAMMIFMVSMVASLIFIYAIGYMKGDPGFSVFFSYVSLFAASMLLLAISSNLLEMFVAWELVGLCSYLLIGFYSHKISAREAAKKAFITCRVADFGLLLGLLSLQIVFGTLNLVELSEKIAHFEQYTTFGVLSLIAVLVFIGPIGKSGQFPLHVWLPDAMEGPTPVSALIHAATMVVAGVYLVARTMFLFHEVPNAMELVAITGGFTALFAATIAVTQREIKRILAYSTVSQIGYMMLALGVGSMTASLFHMWTHAFFKALMFLGAGSVLHALHHKADVWEMGGLIKKMPITGWTFVIGGLAIAGIPPFAGFWSKDEILAVTLESGHYVLFVMAAFTAFLTAFYMWRLIFLTFFGDENPENHPHESPPVMTLPLIGLAILSAVGGLVGTPWAPYWGEWIFFGHPHHVEPNYWVMIGSIVLAAAGIYLAYQLYCADKTKARAKELAERYKHIYTILYNKYYIDEIYLWFNHTIIDGAAKLFYLFDIYVVDGVIVNGLGALTCLFGEGLRVTNTGRLQNYALVFFLGVLAVVVLLAFTGPSAASLIVGGVK, from the coding sequence ATGGTTGAATTTGCGATGCACCACGCCTGGCTGGTGCCCCTGCTGCCTGCTCTGGCCTTTTTAGCCATCGTCTTTTTGACCAGGCCCTGGCCCATGCTCAGCGCCCTGGTGGCCGTGGCCGGAATAGTGGGTTCCTTTATCGTTTCGGCCCTGGCAGCATACGGCGTGTTTACCAATCCGGCATTTAAGGAAGAACCCCTGGTCTACGCCGTGCGGTGGTTTTCCATGCCCGGCCTGCAGATAGACGTAGGGGTGCAGCTTGATCCCGTATCGGCCATGATGATTTTCATGGTCTCCATGGTGGCGTCCCTGATCTTTATCTACGCCATCGGTTACATGAAAGGCGATCCCGGCTTTTCGGTGTTCTTCTCCTATGTTTCCCTGTTTGCTGCCTCCATGCTCCTGCTGGCCATTTCCAGCAACCTGCTGGAGATGTTTGTGGCGTGGGAGCTGGTCGGTCTGTGTTCCTACCTGTTGATCGGGTTTTACAGCCACAAGATTTCCGCCCGGGAGGCGGCAAAGAAAGCCTTTATCACCTGTCGTGTTGCCGACTTCGGTTTATTGCTCGGGCTTTTGTCGCTGCAAATTGTCTTTGGCACTTTGAACCTGGTGGAGCTTTCCGAAAAAATTGCCCACTTCGAGCAATATACCACTTTCGGCGTGTTAAGCCTCATTGCCGTGCTGGTGTTTATCGGGCCCATCGGTAAGTCGGGCCAGTTCCCCCTGCACGTGTGGTTGCCGGATGCCATGGAAGGTCCCACCCCGGTCAGCGCCCTGATCCACGCCGCTACCATGGTGGTGGCTGGTGTCTACCTGGTGGCCCGGACCATGTTCCTCTTCCACGAAGTGCCCAATGCCATGGAACTGGTGGCCATCACCGGTGGTTTCACGGCCCTGTTTGCCGCCACCATTGCCGTCACCCAGCGGGAAATCAAGCGCATTCTGGCCTACTCCACGGTCAGCCAGATTGGTTATATGATGCTGGCCCTGGGGGTGGGCAGCATGACGGCCAGTCTGTTCCACATGTGGACCCATGCCTTCTTTAAAGCCCTCATGTTCCTGGGCGCCGGCAGCGTGCTGCATGCCCTGCACCACAAGGCGGACGTGTGGGAGATGGGCGGCCTGATCAAGAAAATGCCCATTACCGGCTGGACTTTTGTCATTGGTGGCCTGGCCATAGCCGGTATTCCCCCCTTTGCCGGGTTCTGGAGCAAGGACGAAATCCTGGCCGTGACCCTGGAGAGCGGGCATTATGTCCTCTTTGTCATGGCTGCCTTTACCGCTTTCCTGACCGCCTTTTACATGTGGCGGCTGATCTTCCTGACCTTCTTTGGCGACGAGAATCCGGAGAACCACCCGCACGAATCTCCTCCGGTAATGACCCTGCCCTTGATCGGCCTGGCTATTTTATCTGCCGTTGGCGGCCTGGTGGGGACTCCCTGGGCGCCCTACTGGGGCGAGTGGATCTTCTTTGGTCATCCTCACCACGTAGAGCCCAACTACTGGGTCATGATCGGCTCCATCGTGCTGGCCGCAGCCGGCATTTACCTGGCCTACCAGCTCTACTGTGCGGATAAGACCAAAGCCAGGGCAAAGGAACTGGCCGAACGTTACAAGCACATCTACACCATCCTGTACAACAAGTACTATATTGATGAAATCTACCTCTGGTTCAACCATACCATCATTGATGGTGCGGCCAAACTGTTCTACCTGTTCGACATCTATGTGGTGGACGGTGTTATCGTCAACGGCCTGGGCGCCCTGACCTGCCTGTTTGGCGAAGGCCTGCGGGTGACCAACACCGGCCGGCTCCAGAACTACGCCCTGGTGTTTTTCCTGGGTGTGCTGGCCGTGGTCGTTCTCCTGGCCTTTACCGGTCCTTCGGCTGCCAGCCTGATTGTGGGGGGTGTGAAGTAA